In one window of Leptospira sp. GIMC2001 DNA:
- a CDS encoding TetR/AcrR family transcriptional regulator, with protein MPKIVNHDEYRAELLRKAFQLFARKGYSKVTIRELAKELGVSTGTLYHYFENKDVLFEQMVHLLANDDVAQLYGMEIRNKDQSTQVAIEVLFQFIYAKEFYFQSVILMVCDVYRYNEEGHKLSVLMEWLNIYRNAITDHLQIENKDLVNMLLSILIGTTFQRMLDPQGVTFAQTSDMLQKVYPFLASGLLLDSKKLGNE; from the coding sequence ATGCCCAAAATTGTGAATCATGATGAATACCGAGCTGAATTGCTTAGGAAAGCCTTCCAGTTATTTGCTAGGAAAGGATATTCAAAAGTTACTATTCGAGAGTTAGCCAAGGAACTTGGAGTGTCAACGGGCACTTTGTATCACTATTTCGAGAACAAAGATGTTCTTTTTGAACAAATGGTTCATCTACTCGCAAATGATGATGTGGCACAGCTCTACGGAATGGAGATTCGCAACAAAGATCAGTCGACACAAGTAGCGATTGAAGTTTTGTTCCAATTCATTTACGCAAAAGAGTTCTATTTCCAGAGCGTCATTCTCATGGTTTGCGATGTTTATCGCTACAATGAGGAGGGGCATAAGTTGAGTGTTTTGATGGAATGGCTAAATATCTATCGTAATGCCATTACGGATCATTTGCAAATTGAGAATAAAGATCTGGTGAATATGTTGTTAAGCATATTGATTGGAACGACTTTTCAGAGAATGCTAGATCCACAAGGAGTAACTTTTGCCCAGACAAGTGATATGCTACAAAAGGTCTATCCGTTCCTTGCTTCTGGATTATTGCTTGATAGTAAGAAATTAGGTAACGAATAG
- a CDS encoding bifunctional alpha,alpha-trehalose-phosphate synthase (UDP-forming)/trehalose-phosphatase: protein MRLVLISNRLPINIKEENGRVEILPSVGGLVTGVSAYLDTVRDSLDYVWLGWPGRELSQETLEFVKMEAFQKYNAFPVQIPESLNEKFYYGFCNKTIWPLFHYFPTFTEYDPEYWDAYEKVNQIFLESVSEIIQPGDMIWIHDYHLLLLPGLLRKRFPNVQIGFFLHIPFPTYEIFRLLPAVWRKNLLAGLLGADLIGFHTHDYTQYYLHCILRILGLETNFGEIIYENRLVKVDTFPMGIDFEKFARIASNPKSDEVILENRRAFGSTRLILSVDRLDYSKGVYARLEAFERFLEKYPHWKTKANLILIVVPSREEVDQYQEMKKAIDEIVGRINGKFATLDWTPIRYQYRMLNIDELVPLYRMSDAILVTPFRDGMNLVAKEYIASKTDKKGVLILSETAGASKELGEAIIVNPNNIEEMADAILEALEMEEEEQIQRNTVLQQRTKRYDVVRWASDFMKTLDLRKTFQNKLKSKLIDKTIREKIFNQFSNNKKKLIFLDYDGTLVPFQKKPELAFPSQELKSLLVKLSRMENTEIIIISGRDRETLIDWMTGVDVSIVAEHGAWIRERGKDWRLFKQAPNDWKPRISPILEQNSDRLPGSFVEEKNFSLVFHYRNADPELAEVRVKELTDDLVNFTANMDVSVLQGNKVIEVKNTGISKGYAGLDLIEIYKPDEILSIGDDWTDEDLFRALPSHAVSIKVGLGPSNATYNLKDYEEVREFLNGISS, encoded by the coding sequence ATGCGCCTCGTTTTAATCTCAAATCGCTTGCCTATCAATATTAAAGAGGAAAATGGTCGAGTCGAAATCCTGCCCAGCGTAGGAGGATTGGTAACTGGAGTATCCGCTTATCTGGATACCGTCCGAGATTCTCTTGATTATGTCTGGCTCGGCTGGCCGGGTAGAGAGTTGTCTCAAGAAACTCTTGAATTTGTAAAAATGGAAGCATTCCAAAAATACAATGCTTTTCCAGTGCAAATCCCCGAATCCCTCAATGAAAAATTCTACTATGGCTTTTGTAATAAAACGATCTGGCCTCTATTCCATTATTTTCCAACCTTTACGGAGTATGATCCAGAATATTGGGATGCTTATGAAAAGGTAAACCAAATATTTTTGGAATCAGTCTCAGAAATCATCCAACCTGGAGATATGATTTGGATCCACGATTATCATTTACTTTTGTTACCAGGTCTCCTCCGAAAGAGGTTCCCCAACGTACAAATTGGTTTTTTCCTACATATCCCTTTTCCAACTTATGAAATCTTCCGTCTGCTCCCCGCTGTTTGGAGAAAAAATCTCTTAGCTGGACTGCTCGGAGCTGACCTAATCGGGTTTCATACCCACGATTACACTCAATACTACCTACATTGCATACTACGGATCTTAGGATTAGAGACTAATTTTGGAGAAATCATCTACGAAAATCGTTTGGTAAAAGTGGATACTTTTCCTATGGGGATTGATTTTGAAAAATTTGCAAGAATTGCCTCCAATCCCAAATCCGATGAGGTTATATTAGAGAACAGAAGAGCATTTGGTTCCACGCGACTCATCCTCTCGGTAGATCGATTGGATTATTCGAAGGGAGTTTATGCGAGACTCGAAGCTTTTGAACGATTCCTAGAAAAATATCCGCATTGGAAAACCAAAGCGAACCTAATTTTGATAGTTGTTCCTTCACGAGAAGAAGTTGACCAGTATCAGGAAATGAAAAAGGCGATCGATGAGATCGTAGGTAGAATCAACGGTAAATTCGCAACTCTCGATTGGACACCTATTCGATATCAGTATAGAATGTTGAACATAGATGAGTTGGTTCCCCTTTATAGAATGAGCGATGCTATCTTAGTTACACCCTTTCGTGATGGAATGAACCTCGTAGCAAAAGAATATATAGCCTCCAAGACCGACAAAAAAGGTGTACTGATACTCAGTGAGACTGCTGGTGCTTCCAAGGAATTGGGAGAAGCAATTATCGTGAATCCAAATAATATTGAAGAAATGGCAGATGCTATACTCGAAGCCCTAGAAATGGAGGAGGAAGAGCAGATCCAGAGAAATACAGTATTGCAACAGAGAACCAAACGTTATGATGTTGTTCGCTGGGCTAGTGATTTTATGAAGACTCTTGATCTGAGAAAAACCTTCCAGAATAAATTGAAAAGCAAACTTATTGACAAAACAATCCGTGAAAAAATATTCAATCAATTTTCCAATAATAAGAAGAAATTGATATTTCTTGATTATGATGGAACTCTAGTTCCCTTTCAAAAAAAACCAGAACTTGCTTTTCCGTCGCAAGAACTTAAGTCCTTACTCGTTAAGTTGTCACGAATGGAAAACACAGAGATCATCATTATAAGTGGTCGCGATCGGGAAACACTGATCGATTGGATGACGGGAGTAGATGTGTCTATAGTTGCGGAACATGGTGCGTGGATTCGTGAACGTGGCAAAGATTGGCGACTATTCAAGCAGGCACCGAATGATTGGAAACCAAGAATCAGTCCTATACTAGAACAAAATTCGGATCGTTTGCCTGGATCATTTGTTGAAGAAAAGAATTTTTCTCTAGTATTCCATTATAGAAATGCTGATCCAGAGTTAGCAGAAGTTCGAGTTAAGGAACTCACTGATGATCTTGTAAATTTTACAGCAAATATGGATGTATCCGTACTTCAAGGCAACAAAGTAATCGAAGTAAAAAACACAGGAATTAGCAAAGGATATGCGGGCTTGGATTTGATAGAAATCTATAAACCTGATGAAATTCTTTCCATTGGAGATGATTGGACCGATGAAGATTTATTTCGTGCACTACCCTCCCATGCCGTATCTATAAAAGTTGGTCTCGGTCCATCAAATGCAACATACAACTTAAAAGATTATGAAGAAGTTCGAGAATTCCTAAATGGAATCTCTAGTTAA